The following coding sequences lie in one Pontibacter sp. G13 genomic window:
- a CDS encoding AMP-binding protein, translating into MPQVQTYIEVLQYRAAHQGDKLAFGFLEKGETLTQTFSYAELDAQAQVIAAYLQTKCQPGDRAMLVYPSGLDYIAAFFGCLYAGVIAVPIYPPQMGRQQDRIFTILKDSEASICLTTGHILEMIGKGAPELLSNDHIEWLDSTQIPANQGNNWVDPEVSADHLAFLQYTSGSTGTPKGVMVSHRNLIANQQMISTAFQTSEDSVVVGWLPLYHDMGLIGNILNPVYNGGSMYLMTPLAFLQRPMRWLEAVQTYKGTHSGGPNFAYELLVAKSTVEEIAQLDLSCWEKAFCGAEPVRADTLKKFSDRFASAKFNQNALYPCFGMAETTLFVSGKSGQSENIILHVDQTDLAENRISLLSPEHPNAIPMVSNGTKWLDENWAIVDPETCTTKAPLEVGELWVSGPHVAEGYWNKPEVTTETFQAKTSDGAGPFLRTGDLAFIHEGNLYICGRLKDLIIIRGKNHYPQDIEHTVFSSHPALKQGGTAAFSVNMNGQEELIVVQEVERGALKKIPEDEVFQSIRMAVSQAHDLQIRSIVLIKQRSIAKTSSGKIQRKATKQAFLDRSLMIEAQWDGLASSSEVESPASPAEAPQTEVSTATLRAFIVTWLAGKLQIAESDIDAEEPLNAYGVDSMMTAEFEKAVSEFIGVEWPVTDYLMHEPSIHEIAVRGIEFREENQA; encoded by the coding sequence ATGCCTCAAGTCCAAACCTACATTGAGGTCCTACAATATCGAGCCGCCCACCAAGGCGACAAGCTAGCCTTTGGGTTTCTGGAGAAGGGAGAAACCCTCACCCAGACCTTCAGCTACGCTGAATTGGACGCGCAGGCCCAAGTCATTGCTGCTTACCTCCAGACCAAATGCCAGCCCGGCGATAGAGCCATGTTGGTGTATCCATCGGGATTGGATTACATCGCGGCATTCTTCGGATGTTTGTATGCTGGAGTCATCGCGGTCCCGATTTATCCTCCCCAGATGGGACGTCAACAAGATCGAATCTTCACCATTCTGAAAGACAGTGAAGCTTCCATTTGCCTGACGACCGGGCATATTCTGGAGATGATCGGCAAAGGGGCTCCCGAGCTACTTTCAAACGATCACATCGAATGGCTGGACAGCACACAGATCCCTGCCAACCAAGGAAATAACTGGGTTGACCCTGAGGTATCGGCTGATCATCTGGCATTCCTTCAGTACACCTCTGGGTCGACTGGAACGCCCAAGGGTGTCATGGTTTCGCACCGCAATCTCATCGCGAACCAGCAAATGATTTCCACCGCCTTCCAGACCAGTGAAGACAGCGTGGTCGTAGGTTGGTTGCCGCTTTACCACGATATGGGATTGATCGGAAATATCCTCAATCCAGTCTACAATGGAGGCTCCATGTATCTCATGACTCCATTGGCATTTCTCCAACGTCCCATGAGGTGGCTGGAAGCTGTCCAGACCTACAAGGGGACCCACTCCGGCGGACCTAACTTTGCCTATGAACTGTTGGTCGCCAAATCCACAGTGGAAGAGATCGCTCAGTTGGACCTTTCCTGCTGGGAGAAGGCATTTTGTGGAGCAGAACCCGTAAGGGCCGATACACTCAAGAAGTTTTCGGATCGATTTGCTTCAGCCAAATTCAACCAGAATGCCCTGTATCCCTGCTTCGGGATGGCGGAAACCACCCTGTTCGTTTCTGGGAAATCAGGTCAGAGTGAAAACATCATCCTACACGTCGATCAGACCGATCTCGCCGAGAACCGAATTTCCTTATTGTCCCCAGAACATCCCAATGCAATCCCGATGGTCAGCAATGGGACCAAATGGCTGGACGAAAATTGGGCCATCGTCGATCCTGAGACTTGCACCACAAAAGCTCCTTTGGAAGTAGGCGAGCTATGGGTATCTGGACCACACGTAGCTGAGGGCTATTGGAACAAACCCGAGGTTACGACTGAGACTTTCCAAGCGAAGACCAGCGATGGAGCGGGGCCTTTTCTACGAACGGGCGATCTGGCATTCATCCACGAAGGCAATTTGTATATCTGTGGCAGGCTCAAAGACCTCATCATCATCCGAGGCAAAAACCACTATCCACAGGATATCGAACATACCGTATTCTCCAGCCATCCTGCGCTCAAGCAGGGCGGCACTGCGGCGTTCTCCGTCAATATGAATGGTCAGGAGGAATTGATCGTGGTGCAGGAAGTGGAGCGCGGAGCATTGAAGAAAATCCCCGAGGATGAAGTTTTCCAAAGCATCCGAATGGCGGTTTCGCAAGCCCATGACCTCCAAATCCGCTCGATCGTCTTGATCAAGCAGAGATCCATTGCCAAAACTTCCAGCGGAAAAATCCAGCGCAAGGCCACCAAACAGGCTTTTCTGGATCGCTCATTGATGATCGAGGCTCAATGGGATGGATTGGCTTCTTCCTCAGAAGTGGAGTCTCCCGCATCTCCCGCCGAAGCGCCACAAACAGAAGTTTCCACTGCCACACTTCGGGCATTCATCGTGACATGGCTGGCAGGGAAACTCCAGATTGCCGAGTCTGATATCGATGCAGAAGAGCCATTGAATGCCTATGGCGTAGACTCCATGATGACCGCCGAATTCGAGAAGGCCGTGTCTGAGTTTATTGGGGTGGAATGGCCAGTGACCGACTATCTGATGCACGAACCATCCATTCATGAGATTGCCGTAAGAGGCATCGAATTCAGAGAAGAGAATCAGGCATAA
- a CDS encoding SDR family oxidoreductase, translating to MASKVVITGAGGGFGKLTVKSLLDAGHQVVGTMRAVNGRNKEKAAELTAMGAQIVEMDVTQTTSVEAGIKAASEQLGGLDVVINNAGVGVIGMQEHFTPEDWQKVFEVNVFGVQRVVRAAAPMMRAQQSGLLIYVSSLLGRMCMPFYGPYNASKFALEALAENYRIELSSFGVENAIVEPGGFETEFFANLIQPSDQGRAESYGEFMEAPAQMGQSFGAALAANQEQDPQKVADAITSLIDMPRGKKPFRTTVDYMGMGDQVVKLNEVQEQAMSGVFGAFGIGNLLNVGSQAPADSN from the coding sequence ATGGCAAGTAAAGTTGTAATCACCGGAGCCGGCGGCGGCTTCGGCAAGCTCACCGTCAAATCCCTACTAGATGCTGGACATCAGGTCGTGGGTACCATGAGAGCCGTGAATGGCAGAAACAAGGAAAAGGCCGCAGAGTTGACCGCAATGGGCGCCCAAATTGTGGAAATGGATGTCACGCAGACTACAAGTGTAGAAGCAGGCATAAAAGCGGCATCCGAGCAGTTGGGCGGACTGGATGTAGTCATCAACAATGCAGGGGTAGGCGTTATCGGTATGCAAGAGCACTTCACCCCAGAGGATTGGCAGAAGGTATTCGAAGTGAATGTCTTTGGTGTCCAGCGGGTAGTGAGAGCAGCAGCTCCCATGATGCGTGCCCAACAATCTGGTCTACTCATCTATGTGTCTTCCCTCTTGGGTCGAATGTGCATGCCTTTTTACGGACCCTACAATGCCTCCAAATTTGCCTTAGAAGCCTTGGCTGAAAACTATCGGATAGAACTTTCGTCATTCGGCGTGGAAAATGCCATCGTGGAACCGGGTGGATTTGAAACGGAGTTCTTTGCTAATCTGATCCAACCGAGTGATCAGGGTCGTGCAGAATCCTATGGAGAATTCATGGAAGCTCCTGCACAGATGGGCCAGAGCTTTGGAGCGGCGCTAGCTGCCAACCAGGAACAAGATCCACAAAAGGTCGCAGACGCCATTACTTCGTTGATCGATATGCCTCGGGGCAAAAAACCCTTCCGTACGACAGTGGATTACATGGGCATGGGCGACCAAGTAGTGAAACTCAATGAGGTTCAAGAGCAGGCGATGAGTGGAGTATTTGGCGCTTTTGGCATCGGTAACTTGCTGAACGTAGGGTCTCAAGCTCCTGCTGATTCCAACTAG
- a CDS encoding nucleotidyltransferase domain-containing protein, with product MQATLIAILKNHYLTLMPSIHAHLLKSIKSSVLALSPQAKVILYGSRARGDAHEQSDWDLLILTPEPVSVKDEQQFRHHLFDLELEYGQAFSVMVRSQAEWKSRYAVTSLYANIAKEGIAV from the coding sequence ATGCAGGCGACACTGATCGCAATCCTCAAAAATCACTATCTTACCCTCATGCCATCCATTCATGCACATCTATTGAAATCCATCAAGTCCAGCGTCTTGGCTCTGAGTCCCCAAGCCAAGGTGATTCTGTATGGGTCAAGAGCTAGAGGGGATGCCCACGAACAATCTGATTGGGATCTTTTGATCCTTACTCCAGAGCCGGTTTCGGTTAAAGATGAGCAGCAGTTTAGGCATCATCTGTTTGATCTGGAATTGGAGTATGGTCAAGCATTTTCTGTCATGGTGCGGTCTCAAGCGGAGTGGAAAAGCAGGTATGCCGTCACCTCGCTTTATGCCAACATCGCCAAAGAAGGAATCGCGGTATGA
- a CDS encoding HEPN domain-containing protein, which translates to MTHFDQTEYVKYRMKKAREALSAAHLLAEHQQWNACINRLYYGCFYAVTALLISQDIHAKSHAGVKTQFFQHFLKSGQIEKSFGLLYADLFDWRQRGDYGDFFDFEAETVEPVLPQVEAFLTVIQKLL; encoded by the coding sequence ATGACCCATTTTGATCAGACTGAATATGTGAAATATCGCATGAAAAAGGCTCGGGAAGCGCTCTCTGCGGCCCACTTACTGGCTGAGCACCAACAATGGAATGCCTGTATTAATCGCCTATATTATGGTTGTTTCTATGCCGTTACTGCCTTGCTCATATCTCAAGACATTCATGCCAAGTCCCACGCGGGAGTCAAAACTCAGTTTTTCCAGCATTTCCTGAAATCTGGTCAAATCGAAAAATCATTCGGTTTACTCTATGCCGATTTATTTGATTGGAGGCAACGAGGTGATTATGGAGATTTCTTTGATTTTGAGGCAGAAACAGTGGAGCCCGTCCTGCCTCAGGTAGAAGCTTTCCTAACTGTTATCCAGAAGCTCCTATAA
- a CDS encoding rhomboid family intramembrane serine protease, with product MPFSYMLEAPVALSLMLMIIAFGSWALVDENIRDKHTLIPYDMIVYKEFYRLITSGFIHGTYLHLLFNLMTFYFFAFILEYRVGHVNFLLIYLLGLLISNLATTLRYRTDTSYEGSIGASGAISAVVFAAVISNPYLKFGFPILSDKYEALRIPGILVAAVYLIYTGYKYLKPQDDNINHTAHLWGAIAGIGLTFVLHPRVLVIWERFLHTW from the coding sequence ATGCCATTCTCCTATATGTTGGAAGCCCCTGTGGCCCTCTCTCTCATGTTGATGATCATCGCCTTCGGATCGTGGGCGCTGGTAGACGAAAACATCCGCGACAAGCACACCTTGATTCCGTACGACATGATTGTCTACAAGGAATTCTACCGGTTGATCACGTCGGGATTCATCCACGGGACGTATCTGCATTTGCTGTTCAATTTGATGACGTTCTACTTCTTCGCGTTCATATTGGAGTATCGGGTAGGCCACGTCAATTTCCTCCTGATCTATCTGTTGGGGCTATTGATCAGCAACCTCGCCACCACTTTGAGATATCGCACCGACACCAGTTACGAAGGCAGTATCGGGGCATCAGGAGCGATCAGCGCGGTAGTATTTGCGGCGGTCATCTCCAATCCCTACCTCAAATTTGGGTTTCCCATCCTTTCCGACAAGTACGAGGCATTGCGGATCCCCGGGATTTTGGTGGCTGCGGTCTATCTGATCTACACGGGCTACAAATACCTCAAACCTCAAGACGACAATATCAACCACACGGCTCACTTATGGGGCGCTATCGCAGGCATAGGGTTGACCTTTGTATTGCATCCTCGTGTGCTGGTGATCTGGGAGCGATTCCTCCACACGTGGTAG
- a CDS encoding helix-turn-helix transcriptional regulator — translation MKGLRSIPRILKIHEISGYQASLLFNNGESRMVDFKQLLSQVLGITPGTVGFELLESPQKFRQMEIIGTTVGWAGMGISSKDEQGMEVFYPFELDPVLLFQHSTLDPKRTIQIGPKIRHARMNAGLTQAELAHRSGTSKHYISKLENNKSDIELLTLKKIVEAGLGKYLQIEII, via the coding sequence ATGAAGGGATTGAGAAGCATACCACGGATTCTTAAAATTCATGAAATTTCAGGCTATCAAGCCTCCCTATTATTCAACAATGGGGAGTCTCGGATGGTAGACTTCAAGCAATTGCTATCTCAGGTGCTAGGGATCACACCAGGGACAGTAGGATTTGAACTGCTGGAAAGCCCTCAGAAATTCCGGCAAATGGAGATTATCGGCACTACCGTTGGATGGGCCGGTATGGGGATATCCAGCAAAGATGAACAGGGCATGGAGGTGTTTTATCCCTTTGAATTAGATCCCGTCCTCCTTTTTCAGCATAGCACTTTGGATCCTAAGCGAACCATTCAAATAGGGCCCAAGATCCGACACGCACGGATGAATGCTGGACTCACCCAAGCGGAACTCGCTCATCGGAGCGGAACTTCCAAGCACTACATTTCCAAGTTGGAGAATAACAAATCGGACATCGAGCTGCTGACCCTGAAAAAAATAGTCGAAGCAGGTTTGGGGAAGTATCTCCAAATCGAAATCATTTAG
- a CDS encoding polyprenyl synthetase family protein, translating to MKTAVDYKQRIESHIDSLGLASRKPLNLYQPMDYLLKLKGKRIRPTLVMLSYEAVSGRPAEEVLNIAACVELFHNFTLMHDDIMDRAPVRRGMPSVHIKWDENVAILSGDAMFTIATELVIEDKPALAAPLLKAYSEVALGVCEGQMEDMDFATQTTVEIEDYIEMIRKKTAVLLGGCLQLGAIAGGADEETVLALKQFGETLGIAFQLQDDFMDAFPPEGFGKQVGGDILEMKKTYLYLKALELADADTEARLRDLYESPHEDADAKVQAVLEIFRQLEIPAHTESLIEESFQQAIQLGEQLQAQMNMEGLKSYLQVIAKRTI from the coding sequence ATGAAGACCGCCGTTGACTACAAACAGCGCATCGAATCCCACATCGACAGCTTGGGATTGGCCTCACGCAAACCCCTGAATCTATACCAACCGATGGATTACTTGCTCAAACTCAAGGGCAAGCGTATCCGTCCCACCTTGGTCATGCTCTCCTATGAAGCAGTCTCCGGCCGTCCAGCTGAGGAAGTGCTCAACATCGCAGCATGTGTGGAGCTGTTCCACAACTTCACCCTGATGCATGACGACATCATGGACCGTGCCCCAGTGAGACGTGGCATGCCTTCGGTTCACATCAAATGGGACGAAAATGTGGCCATCCTCTCTGGAGATGCCATGTTTACCATCGCGACCGAGTTGGTGATCGAAGACAAGCCAGCATTGGCAGCTCCCCTCCTGAAAGCGTATTCGGAGGTGGCTCTAGGGGTCTGCGAAGGCCAAATGGAGGACATGGATTTTGCGACGCAGACGACGGTGGAGATCGAGGATTACATCGAGATGATCCGCAAAAAAACCGCCGTGCTCCTCGGTGGATGCCTACAATTGGGGGCCATCGCAGGGGGCGCGGATGAAGAGACGGTTTTGGCGCTCAAGCAATTTGGAGAGACGCTCGGCATTGCCTTCCAGCTTCAGGACGATTTCATGGATGCATTCCCACCAGAGGGATTTGGCAAGCAGGTCGGAGGGGACATCTTGGAGATGAAGAAAACCTATCTCTACCTCAAGGCGCTTGAATTGGCCGATGCAGATACCGAGGCGCGACTCCGGGATCTCTACGAATCTCCACACGAGGATGCCGATGCCAAAGTACAAGCGGTGCTGGAGATTTTCCGCCAATTGGAGATCCCTGCACATACAGAATCACTCATCGAAGAGTCCTTCCAACAGGCCATCCAACTGGGCGAGCAACTCCAAGCGCAGATGAATATGGAAGGACTCAAATCCTACCTCCAAGTCATCGCCAAGCGTACGATCTAG
- a CDS encoding M64 family metallopeptidase, giving the protein MNIRTFCMLGWVLSFLLSCQRSSPDPIIPDYTDATRYYQEGEVEVIQQYDDNQIFVVFVADGYTRATLRKDGGIYRSTAIQHIEYLFGQAPFSQFRDHFNVSIIYAASTDSSTAFNYGDQPSSQMDGEKLARYVEAATGIEGFSEQVQVLFAVRRPVNGFGGNKTAYFPADQPDIMLHEVGHSFGNLGDEYQYGQGAPLELLADPGTRGVNSNLDITDDPEQVKWKRYFGLSGYEDVGIFEGGFYSDTGVWRPTQTSVMRETRDDGLSHGFNAVGREAIVREIYRLEGKSLSFEAFLEIDQVNVE; this is encoded by the coding sequence ATGAATATTCGCACCTTCTGCATGCTTGGCTGGGTCTTGAGTTTCCTGCTCTCCTGCCAGCGTTCATCCCCCGATCCGATCATTCCCGACTATACCGACGCTACTCGCTACTATCAGGAAGGCGAAGTGGAGGTGATCCAGCAGTACGATGACAACCAGATTTTTGTGGTTTTTGTCGCGGATGGATATACGCGGGCAACGCTTCGCAAAGACGGAGGCATCTATCGCTCGACTGCGATACAGCATATTGAGTATCTGTTTGGCCAAGCGCCTTTCAGTCAGTTTCGGGACCACTTCAATGTGTCGATCATCTACGCCGCTAGCACCGATAGCTCCACGGCATTCAACTATGGGGATCAGCCGAGCAGTCAGATGGATGGAGAGAAACTAGCGCGATATGTGGAAGCCGCCACGGGAATTGAGGGATTTTCGGAGCAGGTGCAAGTACTATTTGCGGTCCGGCGGCCTGTGAATGGATTTGGGGGCAACAAGACGGCCTATTTTCCGGCGGATCAACCCGACATCATGCTGCACGAAGTCGGGCATAGTTTCGGCAATCTTGGCGATGAGTACCAATACGGCCAAGGAGCGCCCTTGGAGCTACTGGCAGATCCCGGTACAAGAGGCGTCAACTCCAACCTCGACATCACGGATGATCCTGAGCAGGTGAAGTGGAAGCGCTATTTCGGACTTTCGGGCTACGAAGATGTGGGCATTTTCGAAGGCGGATTTTACAGCGATACAGGCGTGTGGCGGCCGACGCAGACGAGCGTGATGCGCGAAACCAGAGACGATGGCCTCAGCCACGGATTCAATGCCGTGGGCCGTGAAGCCATCGTCCGGGAGATATATCGCCTTGAAGGGAAGTCCCTTTCGTTTGAGGCATTTCTAGAAATCGATCAGGTGAACGTAGAGTAG
- the murB gene encoding UDP-N-acetylmuramate dehydrogenase: MPHIETDFSLKPYNTFGLAVNAKWFLSIESEEDMRNFLIDNGPHGREILILGGGSNVLFTQDFEGIVLHNRIQGREVIRETDDHVWVKLGAGENWHQSVRYTIDQGWGGIENLSLIPGSVGAAPIQNIGAYGVEVKDVFDHLEAIHLDTGVIHSFDRAACEFGYRDSIFKRDAKGSFMITRVVLKLAKQPVLNTSYGAISQELAKRSDAPTIRSVSEVVCEIRSSKLPDPAQIGNAGSFFKNPVVSQELFQAIQQKHPQAPHYPQSDGQIKVPAGWLIQTAGFKGMNRGTYGVHDRQALVLVNYGGASGQEIFNLSTEIRQAVHDQFGIWLEREVNII, encoded by the coding sequence ATGCCTCACATTGAGACCGATTTCTCCCTCAAGCCCTACAATACTTTCGGGCTCGCCGTGAATGCCAAATGGTTCCTATCCATCGAGTCCGAGGAGGACATGCGCAATTTCCTCATCGACAATGGTCCGCATGGTCGCGAGATCTTGATTTTGGGGGGAGGCAGCAATGTCCTTTTCACGCAAGATTTTGAGGGAATCGTGCTCCATAACCGCATCCAAGGACGAGAAGTCATCCGCGAAACGGACGACCATGTATGGGTCAAACTCGGAGCTGGGGAGAACTGGCATCAGTCAGTCCGCTACACGATCGACCAAGGATGGGGCGGAATCGAGAACCTTTCCTTGATTCCCGGCTCGGTCGGTGCGGCACCTATCCAAAATATCGGAGCTTATGGCGTGGAAGTGAAAGATGTATTCGACCATCTGGAAGCCATCCATCTGGACACGGGGGTCATTCACTCCTTTGATCGGGCAGCCTGTGAATTTGGCTATCGAGACAGCATCTTCAAACGGGATGCAAAAGGCTCATTCATGATTACCCGAGTGGTCTTGAAGCTCGCCAAACAACCTGTCTTGAACACCTCTTACGGCGCTATTTCACAAGAATTGGCCAAACGCTCGGACGCTCCCACGATTCGATCTGTGAGTGAGGTCGTGTGCGAGATCCGTTCTTCCAAATTGCCCGATCCTGCCCAAATCGGCAATGCAGGAAGCTTTTTCAAGAATCCAGTAGTCTCGCAGGAATTGTTTCAGGCGATTCAGCAGAAGCATCCCCAAGCCCCCCACTACCCACAATCGGACGGACAGATCAAGGTCCCAGCAGGATGGCTCATCCAAACAGCCGGATTCAAGGGCATGAATCGCGGCACGTATGGCGTACATGATCGTCAGGCATTGGTCTTGGTAAATTATGGCGGGGCGAGTGGCCAGGAGATTTTCAATCTATCCACGGAGATCCGCCAAGCCGTGCATGATCAGTTTGGGATTTGGCTGGAAAGAGAGGTGAATATCATCTAG
- a CDS encoding imelysin family protein, whose protein sequence is MRASFWKTSLFALSMGMFFSCGDDPVDPEDSFDRKAMLEQYADQMIIPAYNALGDVSDDLQAAAQTFSQAPTQSNLDELQTSWKAAALAWESANTYNFGPAQTSFGTLLEEIGTWPVNEIQLESYITDADTLLENFDRDTRGFYAIEYLVFNLADDDAAILAAFDQSSDRGAYLRAVTQHLAEQVDAVQDAWPNYRGTFVDNNGTDAGSSTSALYNEFVKSFEAAKNFKVGLPLGVRPGQTGPEPQLVEAYYSGYSTELLEAHLASIEAIWRGNGNGYRAYLLTVTGGPELVEDTETQLQAIQLSLANLPDGRLADQISTDPTPVNDLHTELQKNTRFFKSDMSSLLGIAITFNSGDGD, encoded by the coding sequence ATGCGCGCATCTTTTTGGAAAACTAGCCTTTTCGCCCTTTCGATGGGCATGTTCTTCAGCTGCGGCGATGATCCGGTTGATCCGGAGGATTCGTTTGACCGCAAGGCCATGCTGGAACAATATGCAGATCAGATGATCATCCCGGCATACAATGCTTTGGGAGATGTATCCGATGACCTGCAAGCTGCGGCCCAGACCTTTTCGCAGGCGCCTACGCAATCAAATCTCGATGAGCTGCAAACCTCCTGGAAAGCCGCAGCATTGGCTTGGGAGTCTGCGAATACCTACAATTTCGGTCCGGCGCAGACCTCCTTTGGGACGCTGCTCGAAGAGATTGGAACCTGGCCAGTCAATGAAATTCAGTTGGAGTCCTACATCACAGATGCTGATACCCTGCTGGAGAACTTCGACCGAGATACGCGAGGATTCTATGCCATCGAGTATTTGGTCTTCAATCTTGCCGATGACGATGCAGCTATTCTGGCAGCCTTTGATCAATCCTCGGATCGTGGCGCATACCTGCGGGCGGTTACCCAACATCTCGCCGAACAGGTAGATGCAGTCCAAGATGCGTGGCCCAACTATCGCGGCACCTTTGTGGACAATAATGGGACCGATGCAGGAAGTTCCACCTCGGCGCTCTACAACGAATTTGTCAAAAGCTTCGAAGCCGCCAAGAATTTCAAGGTAGGCCTTCCTTTGGGCGTTCGCCCAGGGCAGACGGGACCTGAGCCTCAGTTGGTTGAAGCCTATTATTCGGGGTATTCGACTGAGTTGCTGGAAGCCCACTTGGCATCTATTGAGGCTATCTGGCGAGGGAATGGAAATGGCTATCGCGCCTATCTGTTGACTGTTACCGGTGGCCCAGAATTGGTGGAAGACACCGAAACGCAACTTCAGGCCATTCAGCTTTCATTGGCGAACCTGCCTGACGGGCGGTTGGCTGACCAGATCTCGACCGACCCAACTCCGGTAAACGATCTGCATACCGAACTCCAAAAGAATACGCGATTCTTCAAAAGCGACATGTCTTCCCTACTGGGAATCGCCATCACTTTCAATAGCGGAGATGGAGACTAA
- a CDS encoding HTTM domain-containing protein, with protein METKGISNLHSQGFMGRFQQWLEAPIHIAPLVVLRVLFGLLMLISSVRFLALGWVENHFADAAIHFKYVGFHWVEPFSVGGMYAVYGIMIAACVAIILGWHYRLAALLHACLFTYTELIDLTYYLNHYYFISIFSFLMVVVPAHRAFSLDVKRHPSWACTHVPRWTLLILQIQIAIVYVYAGLAKINSEWLLDAMPLRIWLPAHTDMPILGWTFAYPITAYLFSWAGMLYDTFIVIGLAWKPTRWLAYLAVLFFHGVTGYLFQIGMFPTIMITITLVFFSEEFHLRILHAWRSWFRVKQPAIQGRTYQTAPIWGNVLRGCLILHVVFQLVFPWRYLLYDGNLFWNEEGYRFSWRVMLMEKAGTATFYVKDTCTGREGVVDNAEFLKDHQEKQMAMQPDMILQFAHFLADHYESEGLCAPEVRAEVYVTLNGRRSKLLVDPEVDLTQVHDSWKQKEWVLPFQE; from the coding sequence ATGGAGACTAAGGGTATATCCAACCTCCATTCCCAAGGATTTATGGGGCGTTTCCAGCAGTGGTTGGAAGCGCCCATACACATCGCTCCCCTGGTGGTTTTGCGGGTGCTGTTCGGATTGCTGATGTTGATCAGTAGTGTTCGGTTTTTGGCACTCGGTTGGGTAGAAAACCATTTTGCGGATGCGGCCATTCATTTCAAGTATGTTGGATTCCATTGGGTGGAGCCATTCTCAGTTGGTGGGATGTACGCCGTGTATGGAATCATGATTGCTGCCTGTGTCGCGATCATTCTGGGCTGGCATTACCGATTGGCCGCTTTGCTTCATGCCTGCCTGTTTACCTACACAGAACTCATTGATCTCACCTATTATCTCAACCACTACTATTTCATCAGCATTTTCTCCTTCCTGATGGTGGTGGTTCCAGCGCATCGCGCTTTTTCCCTCGATGTGAAGCGCCATCCGTCTTGGGCCTGTACCCATGTGCCCAGATGGACCTTGCTGATTCTCCAGATCCAAATTGCCATTGTCTACGTGTATGCGGGATTGGCGAAGATCAACTCCGAATGGCTGCTGGATGCCATGCCCCTTCGGATTTGGTTGCCCGCGCATACTGATATGCCCATTCTGGGTTGGACATTTGCCTATCCGATCACGGCCTACCTGTTCTCATGGGCGGGGATGTTGTACGACACTTTCATCGTCATCGGACTGGCTTGGAAGCCTACCCGTTGGTTGGCTTATCTGGCGGTGCTGTTTTTTCATGGGGTGACTGGATACTTATTCCAAATCGGCATGTTCCCCACCATCATGATCACCATTACCCTGGTGTTTTTCTCGGAGGAATTTCACTTGCGAATTCTGCATGCATGGCGGAGCTGGTTCCGAGTCAAGCAACCAGCGATACAAGGGCGTACCTACCAGACCGCTCCGATCTGGGGGAATGTGCTGAGGGGCTGCCTCATCCTCCATGTGGTGTTCCAATTGGTGTTTCCGTGGAGATACCTGCTGTATGATGGCAATCTCTTCTGGAACGAGGAGGGCTACCGATTCTCTTGGCGCGTGATGCTGATGGAAAAGGCGGGAACAGCCACCTTCTATGTCAAGGATACCTGTACAGGCCGAGAGGGGGTGGTGGACAATGCCGAATTCCTCAAGGATCATCAGGAAAAGCAGATGGCCATGCAGCCCGATATGATCTTGCAGTTCGCACATTTTTTGGCGGACCACTACGAATCGGAAGGTCTATGTGCGCCGGAAGTTCGAGCGGAAGTGTACGTCACGCTGAATGGGCGGCGGAGCAAATTACTGGTCGATCCCGAGGTGGATTTGACTCAAGTACACGACAGTTGGAAGCAAAAGGAGTGGGTCCTCCCGTTTCAGGAATGA
- a CDS encoding DUF433 domain-containing protein, whose translation MKPTPKYLNRITIDAEICHGKPCIRGMRWPVEVVLDLMMSEMTFEEIIDDHPELQKEDLLACLEYAKLLISGTSITFAA comes from the coding sequence ATGAAACCAACTCCCAAATATTTAAATAGGATCACAATTGATGCAGAAATTTGCCACGGAAAGCCTTGCATCCGGGGGATGAGATGGCCGGTAGAGGTGGTATTGGACTTGATGATGTCTGAAATGACTTTTGAGGAAATCATCGACGACCACCCTGAGCTTCAAAAAGAAGACCTCCTCGCATGCCTTGAGTATGCAAAATTGCTGATTTCCGGGACATCCATCACTTTTGCAGCATGA